One window of the Phycisphaerae bacterium genome contains the following:
- the rpmF gene encoding 50S ribosomal protein L32, with product MLPARKVSKARKRKRRAHHALRRPNLVPCPKCNVAKLPHASCENCGYVSGDVALAIEEEES from the coding sequence ATGCTACCTGCAAGAAAAGTATCCAAGGCCCGCAAGCGCAAGCGACGTGCCCACCACGCGTTGAGACGGCCCAACTTGGTGCCATGCCCGAAATGCAACGTGGCCAAGCTGCCTCACGCGTCGTGTGAGAATTGCGGCTACGTGAGCGGAGACGTGGCGCTGGCCATCGAGGAAGAGGAGTCCTAG
- the acpP gene encoding acyl carrier protein, producing the protein MTVQEIEDKVISIVSEQMGINKAEITREVSFINDLNADSLDIVELVMELEDSFETQIPDEEAEKIKTVGQAIDYIVAHQGQQQQQQ; encoded by the coding sequence GTGACGGTTCAGGAAATCGAAGACAAGGTCATATCGATCGTAAGTGAACAGATGGGAATCAACAAGGCCGAGATTACCCGAGAGGTCTCTTTCATCAACGATCTGAACGCCGACTCGCTGGACATCGTTGAGTTGGTCATGGAGCTGGAGGACAGCTTCGAGACGCAGATTCCGGATGAGGAGGCCGAGAAGATCAAGACCGTGGGCCAGGCGATCGACTACATCGTCGCACACCAGGGTCAGCAACAGCAGCAGCAGTAG
- a CDS encoding response regulator, translated as MPKVLLINRDKATLGLLEAMFRPHFEVKKTTEVTAGASLLTKSRPDLVVVGQEAKSDDALRLATWMRDNGVQLPVVAVLGPKADPVQPKLHKLGVRAFVEHPITKQQVQEAINTAVRFHKTRQAAPPPPTLEELRANLSELENRLNKAMKCFAGTNKVFILSQIGSTSRPRICLKCPLRPEYGLPPNVYYEFIRDVCCGDPNKCEAYYSFQTARESA; from the coding sequence GTGCCCAAAGTTTTGTTGATAAACCGAGATAAGGCAACACTGGGCCTGCTGGAAGCAATGTTCCGGCCCCATTTCGAGGTCAAAAAAACCACGGAGGTGACGGCCGGGGCCTCGCTCTTGACCAAGAGCCGGCCGGATCTTGTGGTTGTCGGGCAGGAAGCCAAGAGCGATGATGCCCTCCGGCTCGCAACTTGGATGCGAGATAACGGCGTTCAATTACCCGTCGTCGCCGTTCTAGGCCCAAAGGCTGACCCCGTCCAGCCGAAGCTGCACAAGCTGGGCGTCCGCGCATTTGTGGAACATCCCATCACCAAACAGCAGGTCCAGGAGGCAATCAATACCGCAGTTCGATTCCACAAAACCCGCCAAGCCGCCCCACCCCCTCCGACTTTGGAGGAACTGCGGGCAAACCTTTCCGAACTGGAAAACCGCCTCAACAAAGCCATGAAGTGCTTTGCCGGCACCAATAAAGTCTTCATCCTGTCCCAGATCGGTAGCACATCCCGCCCCCGGATTTGCCTGAAATGCCCCCTCCGACCCGAGTATGGGCTTCCGCCCAATGTCTACTACGAGTTTATCCGAGACGTTTGTTGCGGTGACCCGAACAAGTGCGAGGCCTACTACTCTTTTCAAACGGCGCGAGAATCCGCCTAG
- a CDS encoding beta-ketoacyl-ACP synthase III, with the protein MGERIPLAIRGMGSALPDRVMTNDDFARILDTSDEWIRTRTGIRERRFADDHEDSLTLATTAAKRAVDDAGLTPADIDLIVFATSTPAYPLPATACFLQHALGCRHVPAFDIAAACAGFVYAFVAGAGLMQIGGYRHVLVVGSEKMSAITDFQDRSTCVILADGAGAAIIGPPDNELSGLYEHMLGADGSGARLIMVPAGGSAMPATAKTVEDRRHYMKMRGREVYKFAVTKMQEILIETTRRAGLRVEDLAYVVPHQSNLRIIESAAQKMGLPMDKIAVNINRYGNTSAASIPMALEEAWRAGKVKTGDWVLMAGFGAGLTWGSALIRL; encoded by the coding sequence ATGGGCGAACGAATTCCGCTGGCGATTCGGGGCATGGGCAGCGCCCTCCCGGATCGCGTGATGACAAATGACGACTTTGCCAGGATTCTCGACACGTCCGACGAGTGGATTCGCACGCGGACGGGCATCCGCGAACGGCGATTCGCCGACGACCACGAGGATTCGCTGACGCTGGCGACCACCGCCGCGAAGCGCGCAGTCGACGACGCCGGCCTGACCCCCGCGGACATCGACCTGATCGTCTTTGCGACCTCCACGCCCGCGTATCCGTTGCCGGCGACCGCCTGCTTCCTCCAGCACGCTTTGGGGTGTCGGCACGTTCCAGCGTTTGATATCGCCGCCGCCTGCGCCGGTTTCGTGTATGCGTTCGTGGCCGGGGCAGGTTTGATGCAAATCGGGGGGTATCGCCATGTTTTGGTGGTCGGCTCCGAGAAAATGTCGGCGATAACCGATTTCCAGGATCGCTCAACCTGCGTGATTCTGGCCGATGGAGCAGGCGCCGCAATCATCGGCCCGCCCGACAATGAGCTCAGCGGATTGTATGAGCACATGCTCGGAGCCGACGGCAGCGGAGCAAGGCTCATCATGGTCCCGGCCGGCGGCTCGGCAATGCCCGCCACCGCCAAGACGGTCGAGGATCGCCGGCACTACATGAAGATGCGGGGCCGCGAGGTCTACAAGTTCGCCGTCACCAAGATGCAGGAGATCCTGATTGAGACCACGCGACGCGCAGGCCTGCGGGTCGAAGACTTGGCCTACGTCGTCCCGCATCAGTCAAACTTGAGGATCATCGAGTCGGCGGCACAGAAGATGGGACTTCCAATGGACAAGATCGCGGTGAACATCAATCGCTACGGCAACACCTCCGCCGCCTCGATCCCGATGGCTCTTGAGGAGGCATGGCGGGCAGGGAAGGTCAAGACTGGAGACTGGGTGCTGATGGCTGGGTTCGGCGCGGGCCTGACGTGGGGCTCGGCTCTGATCAGGTTGTGA
- the fabD gene encoding ACP S-malonyltransferase has protein sequence MAKTAVLFTGQGAQSVGMGRDIAQASPAAAAVFERANQVLGYDLRALCFEGPAERLEQTDLQQPAIFTTSAAIWQALQERAVLTEPVAAMAGLSLGEYTALFAAGAVAFEDALRLVKRRGELMQEAATAVPSGMVSAMGLDPDQVEAICRQASDAGVIQPANFNSPGQIVLSGAKAACEKAALLIEQAGGRAVPLKVAGAFHSPLMKPAADGLAEMLAVTPFETPRVPVIANVNCQPHGDPDTIRRRLTEQLTQPVRWQESMQKLLAEGVQQFIEIGPGRVLTGLMKKISRRTPIINVSTAADLALKAA, from the coding sequence ATGGCCAAGACGGCCGTTTTATTCACGGGGCAGGGTGCTCAATCGGTGGGCATGGGCAGGGACATCGCCCAGGCGTCTCCCGCCGCGGCCGCCGTCTTCGAGCGGGCCAACCAGGTGCTCGGCTACGATCTTCGCGCCTTGTGCTTCGAGGGGCCCGCCGAGCGGCTGGAGCAAACCGACCTTCAACAGCCGGCAATCTTCACGACCAGCGCCGCCATCTGGCAGGCGTTGCAGGAGCGGGCGGTCTTGACCGAGCCCGTCGCAGCCATGGCCGGCCTGAGTCTCGGGGAGTACACCGCTCTGTTCGCTGCCGGGGCCGTGGCGTTCGAGGACGCCCTCCGGCTGGTCAAACGCAGGGGCGAGCTCATGCAGGAAGCGGCAACTGCGGTTCCCAGCGGCATGGTCTCCGCCATGGGTCTCGATCCCGACCAAGTGGAGGCGATCTGTCGCCAAGCCTCCGACGCGGGTGTGATTCAACCTGCGAACTTCAACTCGCCGGGCCAGATCGTGCTCTCGGGAGCCAAGGCAGCTTGCGAAAAGGCGGCTTTGCTGATCGAGCAGGCCGGCGGGCGGGCGGTACCGCTCAAGGTCGCCGGGGCTTTTCACTCGCCGCTGATGAAGCCGGCTGCCGACGGCCTGGCCGAGATGCTCGCGGTCACCCCGTTCGAGACCCCGCGGGTGCCGGTCATCGCCAATGTGAATTGCCAACCCCATGGGGACCCGGATACCATTCGTCGGCGGTTGACGGAGCAGTTGACCCAGCCGGTGCGCTGGCAGGAGTCCATGCAAAAGCTTTTGGCGGAGGGCGTGCAGCAGTTTATCGAGATTGGGCCGGGCCGCGTGCTGACGGGACTGATGAAAAAAATATCGAGGCGAACCCCGATCATCAACGTCAGCACTGCGGCAGATCTGGCTCTGAAAGCCGCTTAA
- the plsX gene encoding phosphate acyltransferase PlsX produces MRIGIDAMGGDYAPREIVRGAVEASAKLNGHQIVLIGDENVICKELELAGGAWPNISVMHTPQVIGMDESPVEAVRHKPDSSICRMAQMAAKRELDAIISAGNTGAFAAASQLRMKLLPKVARAGIAVVLPSFAGPIVMCDAGANLTPKAHHLVQYAIMAGAYAKHVLKITRPRVALLSVGQEDVKGTSLVKQTHELLDSCPQVNFVGNVEGRDLFRGGCDVVICDGFVGNIALKLIEGLAEGLFKTISKEIALASPELARHFEPVVKRVWANHDYAEYGGAPLLGVDGACIICHGSSDHVAIRNAVRVAAEYYENDLNSIIAAELVEEPAAQRLSDK; encoded by the coding sequence ATGCGGATCGGCATCGATGCCATGGGGGGGGATTACGCGCCTCGGGAAATCGTCCGAGGAGCGGTCGAGGCGTCCGCGAAGCTGAACGGGCACCAGATCGTCCTCATCGGCGACGAGAACGTCATCTGCAAGGAGTTGGAACTCGCCGGCGGTGCGTGGCCAAATATCTCGGTCATGCACACCCCCCAGGTCATCGGCATGGATGAGTCGCCGGTCGAGGCGGTTCGCCACAAGCCCGATTCCTCAATCTGTCGTATGGCACAGATGGCCGCAAAGCGGGAGCTGGATGCAATCATCAGCGCGGGCAACACCGGTGCCTTCGCCGCTGCCAGCCAGCTTCGCATGAAGCTGCTGCCGAAGGTCGCCCGGGCCGGTATCGCCGTCGTTCTGCCCTCTTTTGCCGGCCCGATCGTCATGTGCGACGCCGGAGCAAACCTGACTCCCAAAGCGCACCACCTCGTGCAGTACGCCATCATGGCCGGGGCATACGCCAAACACGTGCTCAAAATCACCCGCCCGCGAGTGGCATTGCTGTCCGTCGGCCAAGAGGACGTCAAGGGAACGTCTCTCGTCAAACAGACTCACGAATTGCTCGATTCGTGCCCGCAGGTGAACTTCGTGGGTAACGTCGAGGGCCGGGATTTGTTCCGCGGCGGCTGCGACGTCGTCATCTGCGACGGGTTTGTGGGCAACATCGCCCTCAAGCTCATCGAGGGGTTGGCCGAAGGCCTGTTCAAGACCATCTCGAAGGAAATCGCCCTGGCCAGTCCCGAATTGGCCAGGCATTTCGAACCCGTGGTCAAGCGCGTCTGGGCCAACCATGACTACGCCGAGTACGGTGGCGCACCCTTGCTCGGCGTCGACGGAGCCTGCATTATCTGCCACGGCTCCAGCGATCACGTTGCCATTCGAAACGCGGTCCGAGTGGCGGCGGAGTATTATGAGAACGACCTGAACTCGATTATTGCCGCTGAACTGGTCGAAGAACCTGCCGCACAGCGGCTTAGCGATAAGTGA
- the fabG gene encoding 3-oxoacyl-[acyl-carrier-protein] reductase: MSWTEQVAVVTGGARGIGRAICLGLAQQGATVLAADLNFEGTKAVADEAKTNGLPGKIVPKSLNVTDRAAVESFVEEVIQQFGKISILVNNAGITRDGLLLNMEDEQFDTVINVNLRSVFLMTRAVCRHMMQARYGRIVNIASVSGMMGNAGQANYAASKAGVIGFTKTVAKELARRNITANAVAPGFIDTEMTKVLPDKVKDMVKQLIPCQKMGEPADVAAGVIFLASPQAKYITGQVLVVDGGLNM; the protein is encoded by the coding sequence ATGTCGTGGACCGAACAAGTGGCGGTTGTGACCGGCGGAGCACGAGGCATCGGGCGGGCCATTTGCCTCGGGCTCGCTCAGCAGGGGGCCACGGTCTTGGCTGCCGATCTGAATTTCGAGGGCACGAAAGCGGTTGCCGACGAGGCCAAAACCAACGGATTGCCCGGCAAGATCGTGCCCAAGTCGCTCAACGTGACCGACCGGGCGGCGGTGGAGAGCTTCGTCGAGGAAGTGATCCAGCAGTTCGGCAAGATCAGCATCCTGGTCAACAACGCCGGCATCACCCGGGACGGTCTCCTGCTGAACATGGAAGACGAGCAGTTCGACACCGTCATCAACGTCAATCTGCGTTCCGTGTTCCTGATGACCCGTGCGGTTTGTCGTCATATGATGCAGGCCCGTTACGGCCGGATCGTCAACATCGCCAGCGTTTCAGGCATGATGGGAAACGCCGGCCAAGCCAACTACGCGGCCAGCAAGGCCGGAGTCATCGGTTTCACCAAGACGGTCGCCAAAGAGCTGGCCCGGCGCAATATCACCGCCAACGCGGTGGCCCCCGGCTTCATTGATACCGAGATGACCAAGGTACTGCCCGACAAGGTCAAGGACATGGTCAAGCAGTTGATCCCCTGCCAGAAGATGGGCGAGCCGGCCGACGTGGCCGCAGGGGTCATCTTCCTGGCGTCCCCCCAGGCCAAGTATATTACCGGACAGGTCTTGGTGGTGGACGGCGGGCTGAATATGTAG